One genomic window of Polyangium aurulentum includes the following:
- a CDS encoding ABC transporter ATP-binding protein has protein sequence MASKGERLIALEGITKIFTTDEVETHALEGVHLTIDKGEWISVIGPSGSGKSTLLAILGLLDTPSGGAYTLSGKPASGLSAAEMSRLRNQEIGFIFQTFNLIGDLTVYENVELPLVYRRIPPAERRDKVMRALERVGVAHRARHLPGQLSGGQQQRVAVARAVVGEPAILLADEPTGNLDSKNGQAVMALMHELHEGGATIAMVTHDAAFARHATRTVSLFDGRIVDETTAAA, from the coding sequence ATGGCGAGCAAGGGCGAGCGGCTGATCGCGCTCGAAGGCATCACCAAGATCTTCACCACCGACGAGGTCGAGACACACGCCCTCGAAGGCGTGCACCTCACGATCGACAAGGGCGAGTGGATCAGCGTCATCGGGCCCTCGGGCTCGGGCAAATCCACGCTGCTCGCGATCCTCGGGCTGCTCGATACGCCCTCGGGCGGCGCGTACACGCTCAGCGGCAAGCCGGCCTCGGGGCTGTCGGCGGCCGAGATGTCGCGCCTGCGCAACCAGGAGATCGGCTTCATCTTCCAGACCTTCAACCTCATCGGCGATCTCACGGTCTACGAGAACGTCGAGCTGCCCCTCGTCTACCGCCGCATCCCGCCCGCCGAGCGCCGCGACAAGGTCATGCGCGCCCTCGAGCGCGTGGGCGTCGCGCACCGCGCACGCCACCTGCCCGGCCAGCTCTCCGGCGGCCAGCAGCAGCGCGTCGCGGTCGCTCGCGCGGTCGTCGGCGAGCCGGCGATCCTCCTCGCGGACGAGCCCACCGGCAACCTCGACTCGAAGAACGGCCAGGCCGTGATGGCCCTGATGCACGAGCTGCACGAGGGCGGCGCCACCATCGCCATGGTCACCCACGACGCGGCCTTCGCGCGCCACGCGACGCGCACCGTGAGCCTCTTCGACGGCCGCATCGTCGACGAGACCACGGCGGCGGCCTGA
- a CDS encoding efflux RND transporter periplasmic adaptor subunit — MPLFAAAAGILALALVTLALGRLRAAAPEVERSGLWIGSVQRGEMIRQVKGPGSLVPEEVRWITAETAGRVERILVKPGANVDKDTLLLELTNPDVVLEGLAAERDVASAEVELLQAKSRLEAQELTERDAVALLVSELADIRRRAEAFRAGGEVFSALDGRKLNDREAELVARLELAKSRVSVVQRSKRDEVGAQQSQVARRRDIAAFRKRRIEAMLVRAGGDGLLQDLPLELGQWVVPGTVLARVIRPERLEAVLRIPEIQAKDLQIGQAASIDTHNGVVAGRVARIAPAASQGTVTVEVTLDGALPQGARPDLSVEGTIEVERLKDVLSVERPAGAQPEAVYSLFKLDQGGEGALRERVELGRASVGTIEVRGGLREGDRVILSDMSRWDGVDRIKLR, encoded by the coding sequence GTGCCCCTCTTTGCCGCGGCTGCGGGGATCCTTGCCCTCGCCCTCGTCACCCTCGCCCTGGGACGGCTGCGGGCTGCTGCCCCCGAGGTCGAACGGTCTGGGCTCTGGATCGGCTCCGTGCAGCGCGGCGAGATGATTCGCCAGGTCAAAGGGCCCGGATCGCTCGTGCCCGAAGAGGTCCGGTGGATCACGGCAGAGACCGCGGGCAGGGTCGAGCGCATCCTCGTCAAGCCGGGCGCCAACGTCGACAAGGACACCCTCCTCCTCGAGCTCACCAACCCCGATGTCGTCCTCGAGGGCCTCGCTGCCGAGCGTGATGTCGCCAGCGCCGAGGTCGAGCTCCTTCAGGCCAAGAGCCGCCTCGAGGCGCAGGAGCTCACCGAGCGCGACGCGGTCGCCCTGCTCGTCTCCGAGCTCGCCGACATCCGCCGCCGCGCCGAGGCCTTTCGCGCGGGCGGTGAGGTCTTCTCCGCGCTCGATGGCCGCAAGCTCAACGATCGCGAGGCCGAGCTCGTCGCGAGGCTCGAGCTCGCCAAGAGCCGCGTCTCCGTCGTGCAGCGCAGCAAGCGCGACGAGGTCGGCGCACAGCAGTCGCAGGTCGCTCGCCGCCGCGATATCGCTGCGTTTCGCAAGCGCCGCATCGAGGCCATGCTCGTTCGTGCAGGCGGCGACGGGCTGCTTCAGGATCTTCCCCTCGAGCTCGGTCAGTGGGTCGTGCCGGGCACCGTCCTCGCACGCGTCATCCGGCCCGAGCGGCTCGAGGCCGTGCTGCGGATCCCCGAGATCCAGGCCAAGGATCTCCAGATCGGGCAGGCCGCGTCGATCGACACCCACAACGGCGTCGTCGCCGGGCGCGTCGCGCGGATCGCGCCCGCCGCGAGCCAGGGAACGGTCACCGTCGAGGTCACGCTCGACGGCGCGCTCCCCCAGGGCGCGCGGCCCGATCTCTCGGTCGAGGGCACCATCGAGGTCGAGCGGCTCAAAGACGTGCTCTCGGTCGAGCGCCCCGCAGGTGCGCAGCCCGAGGCGGTTTACAGCCTGTTCAAGCTCGACCAGGGCGGCGAGGGCGCGCTGCGCGAGCGCGTCGAGCTCGGGCGCGCCTCGGTCGGGACCATCGAGGTCCGCGGGGGTCTGCGCGAGGGTGATCGGGTGATCCTCTCGGACATGTCGCGCTGGGACGGCGTCGATCGGATCAAGCTGCGTTGA
- a CDS encoding DNA polymerase — MQRICALGPQSLPDRLVIDVGAVLRWASESDIDDALDALVEAAGRTRRHTLWAITPTPLSAVDATELDAATTSLEKVFGAESVLRSDEPLTSLLTTSVQGPIEAGIVTAGLDDRPYELWITARGVTMLDVATGHVWTHDRATKAFLPPALLPELYAILGSPLDGKAYVKANQFAERFKAALQAGQPPEMAANLPPALRVAIQNKKSLIDGLARSMRGQDGPVDSAARASLAGFVCPASIVPVGRTDTAYVVVDVGDGARPVDVHVQIGPTQLKGQGAAGEQLLRQAHAAIPGRWFIPRALDALDYMVDQGLPLPASAVDPGLIAYALHPDTPERLVDLSMSAAPLPTPLLSWLADPKRKLTSPAPLDPLAAVLPRLDQDLAVQLEHHGLVQLIEDDLALTLPHLARLEREGGAWVGTPASYASWEQFHDALEDELGLHEQVFAQFLTIDPYTATTLELLQALKGSRRPLPKVPFAHELKAKEEFARLVAANCTEAVLLDRARALQSASGAYFWLKRLQGGLSRLRGRQIPLATGRWGYRSLPLHNLPKRSPEGREIRSGLLGPPGHVLVAADYNGFEVRLLAALSRDSILENAAQHDDIHTELADTFFSSRSKEDRERAKLGVYSIVYGQTASSFWKARPEMARADADALYTLVQARLTRAMEYREQVWHQYIRDRFVTTSGGWRRIAPTRRKAFNTVLQGLGADVLRWVLRHLGRELPVVKARVVHQAHDELIVAALPEQASEAERILQDTMTRAVVQESNLLPAHTQLRVNVRRGKTWGDLI, encoded by the coding sequence GTGCAGCGCATCTGCGCGCTCGGCCCGCAGAGCCTGCCAGATCGCCTCGTCATCGACGTCGGTGCGGTGCTTCGATGGGCCTCCGAGAGCGATATCGACGACGCGCTGGACGCCCTTGTCGAGGCAGCAGGACGAACACGTCGTCATACCCTTTGGGCGATCACGCCGACGCCGCTCTCCGCCGTGGACGCGACCGAGCTGGACGCTGCCACGACCTCGCTCGAGAAGGTCTTCGGTGCTGAATCTGTCTTGCGCTCCGATGAACCCCTCACGTCCTTGCTGACGACCAGCGTGCAGGGACCGATCGAGGCGGGCATCGTGACAGCGGGGCTTGATGATCGCCCGTATGAGCTGTGGATCACGGCCCGGGGCGTCACCATGCTCGACGTCGCCACGGGTCATGTCTGGACCCACGACCGCGCGACCAAAGCATTCTTGCCGCCGGCCCTTCTGCCAGAGCTCTACGCCATCCTCGGCTCGCCTCTCGATGGCAAGGCGTACGTCAAGGCGAACCAATTCGCCGAGCGCTTCAAGGCGGCGCTCCAGGCAGGCCAGCCGCCGGAGATGGCGGCGAACCTGCCTCCCGCGCTGCGTGTCGCGATCCAGAACAAGAAGTCGCTCATCGACGGGCTCGCGCGCAGCATGCGCGGGCAGGACGGGCCTGTGGACTCGGCTGCACGTGCCAGCCTCGCGGGCTTCGTATGCCCAGCGTCCATCGTTCCCGTAGGCCGCACCGATACGGCCTACGTCGTGGTCGACGTAGGTGACGGCGCGCGACCCGTCGACGTGCACGTGCAGATCGGGCCGACGCAGTTGAAAGGCCAGGGCGCCGCGGGCGAGCAACTGCTGCGCCAAGCGCACGCTGCCATCCCTGGTCGCTGGTTCATTCCACGCGCCCTGGATGCGCTCGACTACATGGTCGATCAGGGCCTCCCGCTCCCTGCATCGGCTGTCGATCCCGGCCTGATCGCCTACGCGCTCCATCCCGACACGCCCGAACGGCTCGTGGACCTGAGCATGTCGGCGGCCCCGCTCCCGACCCCGCTGCTCTCGTGGCTCGCTGACCCCAAGCGCAAGCTGACCTCCCCTGCCCCGCTCGACCCCCTTGCAGCCGTTCTGCCGAGGCTCGACCAAGATCTCGCAGTGCAGCTCGAGCACCACGGGCTCGTGCAGCTCATCGAGGACGACCTGGCCCTCACGCTTCCGCATCTCGCCCGATTGGAGCGTGAAGGCGGCGCCTGGGTGGGCACGCCTGCCAGCTATGCGAGCTGGGAGCAGTTCCATGACGCGCTCGAGGACGAGCTGGGGCTGCACGAGCAGGTATTCGCGCAATTCCTCACGATCGACCCTTACACCGCGACCACGCTCGAACTCCTGCAGGCCTTGAAGGGCTCCCGACGCCCGTTGCCGAAGGTCCCTTTCGCGCACGAGCTGAAGGCCAAGGAAGAGTTCGCGCGGCTCGTCGCGGCCAACTGTACGGAGGCCGTGCTGCTCGATCGCGCGCGGGCGTTGCAGAGCGCGAGCGGCGCGTACTTCTGGCTGAAGCGGCTTCAGGGTGGCCTTTCCCGGCTTCGAGGCCGACAGATCCCGCTCGCGACGGGACGCTGGGGCTATCGCAGCCTCCCCCTGCACAACCTCCCGAAACGCTCGCCGGAAGGCAGGGAAATCCGCTCTGGGCTGCTCGGACCACCCGGTCATGTTCTCGTCGCTGCCGACTACAACGGCTTCGAGGTGCGCCTTCTCGCCGCCCTGAGCCGCGATTCCATCCTCGAGAACGCGGCCCAACATGACGACATCCACACCGAGCTCGCGGACACGTTCTTCTCGTCGCGCAGCAAGGAAGACCGAGAGCGCGCCAAGCTCGGGGTCTACTCCATCGTCTACGGGCAAACGGCGAGCAGCTTCTGGAAAGCGCGGCCGGAGATGGCCAGAGCCGACGCCGATGCCCTCTATACGCTCGTGCAGGCTCGCCTCACACGCGCGATGGAGTATCGAGAGCAGGTCTGGCACCAGTACATTCGAGACCGCTTCGTCACGACATCGGGCGGCTGGCGGCGGATCGCGCCCACGCGCCGAAAGGCGTTCAACACGGTCCTGCAAGGGCTCGGCGCAGATGTCCTTCGGTGGGTCCTGCGGCACCTCGGCCGGGAGCTGCCCGTCGTGAAAGCCCGCGTCGTCCACCAAGCGCACGACGAGCTGATCGTTGCAGCTCTTCCGGAGCAGGCCTCCGAGGCCGAACGCATCCTCCAGGACACGATGACCCGTGCTGTCGTTCAAGAATCCAATCTCCTCCCCGCGCACACACAGCTCCGCGTGAATGTTCGCCGCGGAAAGACATGGGGAGACCTGATATGA